The following coding sequences lie in one Primulina huaijiensis isolate GDHJ02 chromosome 2, ASM1229523v2, whole genome shotgun sequence genomic window:
- the LOC140970810 gene encoding uncharacterized protein isoform X9 yields the protein MHNESEIVPNHNHSMIQVGLPHPQFDVSLCGASTPNIDKISDLYSHFQGPPDHSSNLSTKNNNGALEMPSMQPSGFGNLLLNKKRNLYSDLISMSDESLPSNQVPVQGFSCGISYGNYSHQGMTAQRSALPLESEARQENEGWHELTLRKVLKPAPSDPDTSLDPLEQKFLYSTDDNIFGSSFSRSIDNGLETFASTALEHASYIDRFPTIQSGSWSALMQSAVAETSSGDGGLQEEWSGLNFQNSELLTDNQTSNYIGIVKQNSNWVDTDLQNSSLLSVKTEIVLDDSNINGSSPGFQQSNPQYLRQKEGNHSESSHVSNQYSPTNNSLYNCQQKHPTGCSQLFQGSSFPKIRSGQRKEHSKNDVCHLSNNSQPGLNSSGLDAEFHSVADHELRGTIWPHGSTLCEIQKPFDQVDHQMMAVQQNIHGYSIESEKISSGMNDEPIQVLRASSDLYSQSMIYQASNTMLDLLNKDRTSINHAPEMHLSAKISAQNESPRTETSVAACAKPCNNSPISLDQRTLQSSLAVGNSCSTYPPGHNVNDRFENQHAPASLKPIDLATNGLVYSSDSSMLKNADFISSELPVLKNQQVTQAAVTSVSSQHVGFPTGLFSQWVDVTTQPYALSSKPQKSPNFFRSLNSEDSSLETRSVLPNEQSSINSSRHEFIAQRFCASSGKPEYHEQQLVAESFIQKDSTEIINSFSVSSYNHDQDLYRENHLEANVVACSSLMTQSHQPSNKLEQNDTESPYQSLISLQSAQYISKHDGTVKNGQLFPIYDSKAASNTVKRFSGMAIESSMLPSIAATFIVSEQSSPNKLPSYATCQNMAVSKPKKRKVAFDMVPWHKEVQYDSFMLQNIRVAELEWAEASSRRPEEVKNEFEILEDMQSRFRAKRRLVFATQLMQQVFQPAPAVILSSDACSNCDGVTYFAARFSFADACLVTSNSQMPSDGNGMSPDKLKSYKRCIASDFSEAVEGLVDKVKKLEGELLRMDKSLSIVDIKVESHELEKFSIINRFAKFHIMAQPTGADSIASNGTSKVSKKYPQRYVSARPMPKTVPEGTGFMTSHLHLTFKGWGTRLSYIKI from the exons ATGCACAATGAATCGGAAATTGTACCAAATCATAACCATTCTATGATTCAAGTGGGCTTACCACACCCGCAGTTTGACGTCTCGTTATGTGGAgcttctactccaaatattgaTAAAATTTCAGATCTATATTCTCACTTTCAAGGGCCTCCTGATCATTCTTCAAATCTGTCAACTAAGAACAATAATGGTGCTTTAGAAATGCCCTCCATGCAACCATCAGGATTCGGCAACTTGCTcttgaataaaaaaagaaatttgtaTTCAGATCTGATAAGCATGTCAGATGAGTCTTTACCATCCAATCAAGTTCCTGTTCAAGGTTTTAGCTGTGGAATCTCATATGGAAACTACTCCCATCAAGGAATGACAGCTCAGAGGAGTGCATTACCTCTGGAATCTGAGGCGAGACAAGAGAATGAGGGTTGGCATGAACTCACTCTGAGGAAAGTATTGAAACCTGCTCCGTCTGATCCTGATACTTCTCTTGACCCATTGGAGCAGAAGTTCTTATACAGTACAGATGACAACATTTTTGGATCTTCATTTAGCAGGAGTATAGATAATGGATTGGAAACATTTGCGAGTACTGCATTGGAGCACGCATCTTACATTGACAGATTTCCCACTATTCAAAGTGGTAGCTGGAGTGCGCTGATGCAGTCTGCCGTGGCAGAAACTTCTAGTGGTGATGGTGGGTTACAAGAAGAATGGAGTGGATTGAACTTTCAGAACTCAGAACTATTAACTGATAATCAAACCTCCAATTACATTGGTATTGTGAAGCAGAACAGCAATTGGGTCGATACAGACTTACAAAATTCCTCCCTTCTAAGTGTGAAAACTGAGATTGtgctggatgattcaaatataAATGGCTCATCCCCTGGTTTTCAACAGTCAAATCCCCAATATTTGAGGCAGAAAGAGGGTAATCACTCAGAATCTTCCCATGTTTCCAACCAATACTCCCCTACAAATAATAGCCTGTATAACTGTCAGCAGAAGCATCCTACGGGTTGTAGTCAGCTGTTTCAAGGTTCGAGTTTTCCCAAGATTAGGTCAGGTCAACGAAAAGAGCATTCAAAAAATGATGTATGTCATCTTAGCAATAACAGCCAGCCCGGCCTTAATAGCTCAG GACTTGATGCCGAGTTTCACTCTGTTGCAGATCATGAATTGAGAGGCACCATATGGCCTCATGGAAGTACCCTTTGTGAGATTCAAAAGCCATTTGACCAGGTCGATCATCAAATGATG GCGGTCCAGCAGAATATTCACGGTTATTCGATAgaatcagagaagatatcttctGGAATGAACGATGAACCTATACAAGTTCTAAGAGCTTCTTCTGATCTTTATAGTCAAAGTATGATTTATCAGGCAAG CAACACTATGCTTGATCTTCTTAACAAGGATAGGACATCCATCAATCATGCACCTGAAATGCACTTAAGTGCAAAAATCTCAGCTCAGAATGAATCACCACGAACTGAAACTTCTGTTGCAGCATGTGCCAAGCCATGCAATAATTCTCCTATTTCGCTGGATCAGCGGACTCTGCAGTCATCTTTGGCTGTG GGGAACTCATGTTCAACTTATCCTCCAGGCCATAATGTGAATGATCGTTTTGAGAACCAACATGCTCCAGCTTCACTTAAACCAATTGACTTGGCTACTAATGGCCTTGTTTATAGTTCTGACAGTTCTATGCTTAAAAATGCCGACTTTATAAGTTCAGAACTTCCAGTATTGAAGAATCAGCAAGTCACTCAAGCTGCAGTGACTTCAGTTTCATCACAACACGTGGGATTTCCAACCGGACTATTCTCTCAATGGGTAGATGTGACCACTCAGCCTTATGCTTTGTCCTCAAAACCTCAAAAATCTCCCAATTTCTTTCGTTCTCTCAATTCAGAAGATAGTAGCCTAGAAACTAGATCGGTGCTGCCAAATGAGCAGTCTAGTATAAATTCGTCTAGACACGAATTTATTGCGCAGAGGTTTTGTGCATCTTCAGGAAAACCAGAATATCATGAACAGCAGTTGGTTGCAGAAAGTTTTATCCAGAAGGACTCAACTGAGATAATTAATTCTTTCTCAGTAAGCAGTTATAATCATGATCAGGATTTGTATAGAGAGAATCACTTAGAAGCAAATGTTGTTGCTTGTAGTTCACTGATGACACAGTCACATCAGCCCTCTAATAAACTGGAGCAAAATGACACTGAGTCGCCTTATCAGTCGCTGATCAGTTTGCAGTCAGCCCAATATATTTCTAAGCATGATGGGACTGTCAAAAATGGGCAATTGTTCCCAATTTATGATTCAAAAGCTGCTAGCAATACTGTAAAAAGATTCTCAGGGATGGCAATTGAAAGCAGTATGTTGCCATCTATCGCAGCCACCTTTATAGTGAGTGAGCAATCGTCCCCTAATAAGTTGCCTTCATATGCCACATGTCAAAATATGGCAGTTTCAAAACCAAAGAAACGCAAAGTTGCATTTGACATGGTACCTTGGCACAAAGAAGTACAATATGATTCATTCATGCTTCAAAATATCAG AGTGGCTGAGTTAGAATGGGCGGAAGCTTCCAGTAGAAGACCTGAAGAA gttaaaaatgaatttgaaatccttGAAGATATGCAATCCAGGTTTCGAGCAAAAAGAAGGCTTGTTTTTGCAACACAGCTTATGCAACAGGTCTTTCAACCTGCACCTGCAGTTATTCTCTCCTCAGATGCCTGTTCAAATTGTGACGGGGTGACCTATTTTGCTGCAAGGTTCAGCTTTGCAGATGCATGCCTGGTGACTAGTAACTCTCAAATGCCATCAGATGGAAATGGCAT GTCACCTGACAAGTTAAAGAGTTATAAAAGATGTATTGCCTCTGATTTCTCCGAAGCTGTTGAAGGCTTAGTTGACAAAGTGAAGAAGCTTGAAGGTGAATTATTAAG AATGGACAAGAGTTTGTCAATTGTGGACATCAAGGTGGAATCCCATGAACTGGAGAAGTTCTCTATTATCAATCGTTTTGCAAAGTTCCACATCATGGCCCAGCCAACTGGGGCTGATTCTATAGCATCTAATGGCACGTCAAAAGTTTCCAAGAAATACCCCCAGAGATATGTTTCGGCACGTCCAATGCCTAAAACAGTACCAGAAGGAACAG GGTTCATGACGTCACATTTGCATCTAACATTCAAGGGATGGGGAACTAGGCTCTCTTACATAAAAATT TGA
- the LOC140970810 gene encoding uncharacterized protein isoform X1, which yields MHNESEIVPNHNHSMIQVGLPHPQFDVSLCGASTPNIDKISDLYSHFQGPPDHSSNLSTKNNNGALEMPSMQPSGFGNLLLNKKRNLYSDLISMSDESLPSNQVPVQGFSCGISYGNYSHQGMTAQRSALPLESEARQENEGWHELTLRKVLKPAPSDPDTSLDPLEQKFLYSTDDNIFGSSFSRSIDNGLETFASTALEHASYIDRFPTIQSGSWSALMQSAVAETSSGDGGLQEEWSGLNFQNSELLTDNQTSNYIGIVKQNSNWVDTDLQNSSLLSVKTEIVLDDSNINGSSPGFQQSNPQYLRQKEGNHSESSHVSNQYSPTNNSLYNCQQKHPTGCSQLFQGSSFPKIRSGQRKEHSKNDVCHLSNNSQPGLNSSGLDAEFHSVADHELRGTIWPHGSTLCEIQKPFDQVDHQMMAVQQNIHGYSIESEKISSGMNDEPIQVLRASSDLYSQSMIYQASNTMLDLLNKDRTSINHAPEMHLSAKISAQNESPRTETSVAACAKPCNNSPISLDQRTLQSSLAVGNSCSTYPPGHNVNDRFENQHAPASLKPIDLATNGLVYSSDSSMLKNADFISSELPVLKNQQVTQAAVTSVSSQHVGFPTGLFSQWVDVTTQPYALSSKPQKSPNFFRSLNSEDSSLETRSVLPNEQSSINSSRHEFIAQRFCASSGKPEYHEQQLVAESFIQKDSTEIINSFSVSSYNHDQDLYRENHLEANVVACSSLMTQSHQPSNKLEQNDTESPYQSLISLQSAQYISKHDGTVKNGQLFPIYDSKAASNTVKRFSGMAIESSMLPSIAATFIVSEQSSPNKLPSYATCQNMAVSKPKKRKVAFDMVPWHKEVQYDSFMLQNIRVAELEWAEASSRRPEEVKNEFEILEDMQSRFRAKRRLVFATQLMQQVFQPAPAVILSSDACSNCDGVTYFAARFSFADACLVTSNSQMPSDGNGMSPDKLKSYKRCIASDFSEAVEGLVDKVKKLEGELLRMDKSLSIVDIKVESHELEKFSIINRFAKFHIMAQPTGADSIASNGTSKVSKKYPQRYVSARPMPKTVPEGTDLLILHVKEDWGKFPEISASESGFMTSHLHLTFKGWGTRLSYIKIVSSLHSLFLCILFE from the exons ATGCACAATGAATCGGAAATTGTACCAAATCATAACCATTCTATGATTCAAGTGGGCTTACCACACCCGCAGTTTGACGTCTCGTTATGTGGAgcttctactccaaatattgaTAAAATTTCAGATCTATATTCTCACTTTCAAGGGCCTCCTGATCATTCTTCAAATCTGTCAACTAAGAACAATAATGGTGCTTTAGAAATGCCCTCCATGCAACCATCAGGATTCGGCAACTTGCTcttgaataaaaaaagaaatttgtaTTCAGATCTGATAAGCATGTCAGATGAGTCTTTACCATCCAATCAAGTTCCTGTTCAAGGTTTTAGCTGTGGAATCTCATATGGAAACTACTCCCATCAAGGAATGACAGCTCAGAGGAGTGCATTACCTCTGGAATCTGAGGCGAGACAAGAGAATGAGGGTTGGCATGAACTCACTCTGAGGAAAGTATTGAAACCTGCTCCGTCTGATCCTGATACTTCTCTTGACCCATTGGAGCAGAAGTTCTTATACAGTACAGATGACAACATTTTTGGATCTTCATTTAGCAGGAGTATAGATAATGGATTGGAAACATTTGCGAGTACTGCATTGGAGCACGCATCTTACATTGACAGATTTCCCACTATTCAAAGTGGTAGCTGGAGTGCGCTGATGCAGTCTGCCGTGGCAGAAACTTCTAGTGGTGATGGTGGGTTACAAGAAGAATGGAGTGGATTGAACTTTCAGAACTCAGAACTATTAACTGATAATCAAACCTCCAATTACATTGGTATTGTGAAGCAGAACAGCAATTGGGTCGATACAGACTTACAAAATTCCTCCCTTCTAAGTGTGAAAACTGAGATTGtgctggatgattcaaatataAATGGCTCATCCCCTGGTTTTCAACAGTCAAATCCCCAATATTTGAGGCAGAAAGAGGGTAATCACTCAGAATCTTCCCATGTTTCCAACCAATACTCCCCTACAAATAATAGCCTGTATAACTGTCAGCAGAAGCATCCTACGGGTTGTAGTCAGCTGTTTCAAGGTTCGAGTTTTCCCAAGATTAGGTCAGGTCAACGAAAAGAGCATTCAAAAAATGATGTATGTCATCTTAGCAATAACAGCCAGCCCGGCCTTAATAGCTCAG GACTTGATGCCGAGTTTCACTCTGTTGCAGATCATGAATTGAGAGGCACCATATGGCCTCATGGAAGTACCCTTTGTGAGATTCAAAAGCCATTTGACCAGGTCGATCATCAAATGATG GCGGTCCAGCAGAATATTCACGGTTATTCGATAgaatcagagaagatatcttctGGAATGAACGATGAACCTATACAAGTTCTAAGAGCTTCTTCTGATCTTTATAGTCAAAGTATGATTTATCAGGCAAG CAACACTATGCTTGATCTTCTTAACAAGGATAGGACATCCATCAATCATGCACCTGAAATGCACTTAAGTGCAAAAATCTCAGCTCAGAATGAATCACCACGAACTGAAACTTCTGTTGCAGCATGTGCCAAGCCATGCAATAATTCTCCTATTTCGCTGGATCAGCGGACTCTGCAGTCATCTTTGGCTGTG GGGAACTCATGTTCAACTTATCCTCCAGGCCATAATGTGAATGATCGTTTTGAGAACCAACATGCTCCAGCTTCACTTAAACCAATTGACTTGGCTACTAATGGCCTTGTTTATAGTTCTGACAGTTCTATGCTTAAAAATGCCGACTTTATAAGTTCAGAACTTCCAGTATTGAAGAATCAGCAAGTCACTCAAGCTGCAGTGACTTCAGTTTCATCACAACACGTGGGATTTCCAACCGGACTATTCTCTCAATGGGTAGATGTGACCACTCAGCCTTATGCTTTGTCCTCAAAACCTCAAAAATCTCCCAATTTCTTTCGTTCTCTCAATTCAGAAGATAGTAGCCTAGAAACTAGATCGGTGCTGCCAAATGAGCAGTCTAGTATAAATTCGTCTAGACACGAATTTATTGCGCAGAGGTTTTGTGCATCTTCAGGAAAACCAGAATATCATGAACAGCAGTTGGTTGCAGAAAGTTTTATCCAGAAGGACTCAACTGAGATAATTAATTCTTTCTCAGTAAGCAGTTATAATCATGATCAGGATTTGTATAGAGAGAATCACTTAGAAGCAAATGTTGTTGCTTGTAGTTCACTGATGACACAGTCACATCAGCCCTCTAATAAACTGGAGCAAAATGACACTGAGTCGCCTTATCAGTCGCTGATCAGTTTGCAGTCAGCCCAATATATTTCTAAGCATGATGGGACTGTCAAAAATGGGCAATTGTTCCCAATTTATGATTCAAAAGCTGCTAGCAATACTGTAAAAAGATTCTCAGGGATGGCAATTGAAAGCAGTATGTTGCCATCTATCGCAGCCACCTTTATAGTGAGTGAGCAATCGTCCCCTAATAAGTTGCCTTCATATGCCACATGTCAAAATATGGCAGTTTCAAAACCAAAGAAACGCAAAGTTGCATTTGACATGGTACCTTGGCACAAAGAAGTACAATATGATTCATTCATGCTTCAAAATATCAG AGTGGCTGAGTTAGAATGGGCGGAAGCTTCCAGTAGAAGACCTGAAGAA gttaaaaatgaatttgaaatccttGAAGATATGCAATCCAGGTTTCGAGCAAAAAGAAGGCTTGTTTTTGCAACACAGCTTATGCAACAGGTCTTTCAACCTGCACCTGCAGTTATTCTCTCCTCAGATGCCTGTTCAAATTGTGACGGGGTGACCTATTTTGCTGCAAGGTTCAGCTTTGCAGATGCATGCCTGGTGACTAGTAACTCTCAAATGCCATCAGATGGAAATGGCAT GTCACCTGACAAGTTAAAGAGTTATAAAAGATGTATTGCCTCTGATTTCTCCGAAGCTGTTGAAGGCTTAGTTGACAAAGTGAAGAAGCTTGAAGGTGAATTATTAAG AATGGACAAGAGTTTGTCAATTGTGGACATCAAGGTGGAATCCCATGAACTGGAGAAGTTCTCTATTATCAATCGTTTTGCAAAGTTCCACATCATGGCCCAGCCAACTGGGGCTGATTCTATAGCATCTAATGGCACGTCAAAAGTTTCCAAGAAATACCCCCAGAGATATGTTTCGGCACGTCCAATGCCTAAAACAGTACCAGAAGGAACAG ATTTACTCATTTTGCATGTAAAAGAGGACTGGGGAAAATTTCCTGAAATTAGTGCAAGTGAATCAG GGTTCATGACGTCACATTTGCATCTAACATTCAAGGGATGGGGAACTAGGCTCTCTTACATAAAAATTGTAAGTTCTTTACATAGTTTATTTTTGTGTATCCTGTTTGAATAA
- the LOC140970810 gene encoding uncharacterized protein isoform X3 has product MHNESEIVPNHNHSMIQVGLPHPQFDVSLCGASTPNIDKISDLYSHFQGPPDHSSNLSTKNNNGALEMPSMQPSGFGNLLLNKKRNLYSDLISMSDESLPSNQVPVQGFSCGISYGNYSHQGMTAQRSALPLESEARQENEGWHELTLRKVLKPAPSDPDTSLDPLEQKFLYSTDDNIFGSSFSRSIDNGLETFASTALEHASYIDRFPTIQSGSWSALMQSAVAETSSGDGGLQEEWSGLNFQNSELLTDNQTSNYIGIVKQNSNWVDTDLQNSSLLSVKTEIVLDDSNINGSSPGFQQSNPQYLRQKEGNHSESSHVSNQYSPTNNSLYNCQQKHPTGCSQLFQGSSFPKIRSGQRKEHSKNDVCHLSNNSQPGLNSSGLDAEFHSVADHELRGTIWPHGSTLCEIQKPFDQAVQQNIHGYSIESEKISSGMNDEPIQVLRASSDLYSQSMIYQASNTMLDLLNKDRTSINHAPEMHLSAKISAQNESPRTETSVAACAKPCNNSPISLDQRTLQSSLAVGNSCSTYPPGHNVNDRFENQHAPASLKPIDLATNGLVYSSDSSMLKNADFISSELPVLKNQQVTQAAVTSVSSQHVGFPTGLFSQWVDVTTQPYALSSKPQKSPNFFRSLNSEDSSLETRSVLPNEQSSINSSRHEFIAQRFCASSGKPEYHEQQLVAESFIQKDSTEIINSFSVSSYNHDQDLYRENHLEANVVACSSLMTQSHQPSNKLEQNDTESPYQSLISLQSAQYISKHDGTVKNGQLFPIYDSKAASNTVKRFSGMAIESSMLPSIAATFIVSEQSSPNKLPSYATCQNMAVSKPKKRKVAFDMVPWHKEVQYDSFMLQNIRVAELEWAEASSRRPEEVKNEFEILEDMQSRFRAKRRLVFATQLMQQVFQPAPAVILSSDACSNCDGVTYFAARFSFADACLVTSNSQMPSDGNGMSPDKLKSYKRCIASDFSEAVEGLVDKVKKLEGELLRMDKSLSIVDIKVESHELEKFSIINRFAKFHIMAQPTGADSIASNGTSKVSKKYPQRYVSARPMPKTVPEGTDLLILHVKEDWGKFPEISASESGFMTSHLHLTFKGWGTRLSYIKIVSSLHSLFLCILFE; this is encoded by the exons ATGCACAATGAATCGGAAATTGTACCAAATCATAACCATTCTATGATTCAAGTGGGCTTACCACACCCGCAGTTTGACGTCTCGTTATGTGGAgcttctactccaaatattgaTAAAATTTCAGATCTATATTCTCACTTTCAAGGGCCTCCTGATCATTCTTCAAATCTGTCAACTAAGAACAATAATGGTGCTTTAGAAATGCCCTCCATGCAACCATCAGGATTCGGCAACTTGCTcttgaataaaaaaagaaatttgtaTTCAGATCTGATAAGCATGTCAGATGAGTCTTTACCATCCAATCAAGTTCCTGTTCAAGGTTTTAGCTGTGGAATCTCATATGGAAACTACTCCCATCAAGGAATGACAGCTCAGAGGAGTGCATTACCTCTGGAATCTGAGGCGAGACAAGAGAATGAGGGTTGGCATGAACTCACTCTGAGGAAAGTATTGAAACCTGCTCCGTCTGATCCTGATACTTCTCTTGACCCATTGGAGCAGAAGTTCTTATACAGTACAGATGACAACATTTTTGGATCTTCATTTAGCAGGAGTATAGATAATGGATTGGAAACATTTGCGAGTACTGCATTGGAGCACGCATCTTACATTGACAGATTTCCCACTATTCAAAGTGGTAGCTGGAGTGCGCTGATGCAGTCTGCCGTGGCAGAAACTTCTAGTGGTGATGGTGGGTTACAAGAAGAATGGAGTGGATTGAACTTTCAGAACTCAGAACTATTAACTGATAATCAAACCTCCAATTACATTGGTATTGTGAAGCAGAACAGCAATTGGGTCGATACAGACTTACAAAATTCCTCCCTTCTAAGTGTGAAAACTGAGATTGtgctggatgattcaaatataAATGGCTCATCCCCTGGTTTTCAACAGTCAAATCCCCAATATTTGAGGCAGAAAGAGGGTAATCACTCAGAATCTTCCCATGTTTCCAACCAATACTCCCCTACAAATAATAGCCTGTATAACTGTCAGCAGAAGCATCCTACGGGTTGTAGTCAGCTGTTTCAAGGTTCGAGTTTTCCCAAGATTAGGTCAGGTCAACGAAAAGAGCATTCAAAAAATGATGTATGTCATCTTAGCAATAACAGCCAGCCCGGCCTTAATAGCTCAG GACTTGATGCCGAGTTTCACTCTGTTGCAGATCATGAATTGAGAGGCACCATATGGCCTCATGGAAGTACCCTTTGTGAGATTCAAAAGCCATTTGACCAG GCGGTCCAGCAGAATATTCACGGTTATTCGATAgaatcagagaagatatcttctGGAATGAACGATGAACCTATACAAGTTCTAAGAGCTTCTTCTGATCTTTATAGTCAAAGTATGATTTATCAGGCAAG CAACACTATGCTTGATCTTCTTAACAAGGATAGGACATCCATCAATCATGCACCTGAAATGCACTTAAGTGCAAAAATCTCAGCTCAGAATGAATCACCACGAACTGAAACTTCTGTTGCAGCATGTGCCAAGCCATGCAATAATTCTCCTATTTCGCTGGATCAGCGGACTCTGCAGTCATCTTTGGCTGTG GGGAACTCATGTTCAACTTATCCTCCAGGCCATAATGTGAATGATCGTTTTGAGAACCAACATGCTCCAGCTTCACTTAAACCAATTGACTTGGCTACTAATGGCCTTGTTTATAGTTCTGACAGTTCTATGCTTAAAAATGCCGACTTTATAAGTTCAGAACTTCCAGTATTGAAGAATCAGCAAGTCACTCAAGCTGCAGTGACTTCAGTTTCATCACAACACGTGGGATTTCCAACCGGACTATTCTCTCAATGGGTAGATGTGACCACTCAGCCTTATGCTTTGTCCTCAAAACCTCAAAAATCTCCCAATTTCTTTCGTTCTCTCAATTCAGAAGATAGTAGCCTAGAAACTAGATCGGTGCTGCCAAATGAGCAGTCTAGTATAAATTCGTCTAGACACGAATTTATTGCGCAGAGGTTTTGTGCATCTTCAGGAAAACCAGAATATCATGAACAGCAGTTGGTTGCAGAAAGTTTTATCCAGAAGGACTCAACTGAGATAATTAATTCTTTCTCAGTAAGCAGTTATAATCATGATCAGGATTTGTATAGAGAGAATCACTTAGAAGCAAATGTTGTTGCTTGTAGTTCACTGATGACACAGTCACATCAGCCCTCTAATAAACTGGAGCAAAATGACACTGAGTCGCCTTATCAGTCGCTGATCAGTTTGCAGTCAGCCCAATATATTTCTAAGCATGATGGGACTGTCAAAAATGGGCAATTGTTCCCAATTTATGATTCAAAAGCTGCTAGCAATACTGTAAAAAGATTCTCAGGGATGGCAATTGAAAGCAGTATGTTGCCATCTATCGCAGCCACCTTTATAGTGAGTGAGCAATCGTCCCCTAATAAGTTGCCTTCATATGCCACATGTCAAAATATGGCAGTTTCAAAACCAAAGAAACGCAAAGTTGCATTTGACATGGTACCTTGGCACAAAGAAGTACAATATGATTCATTCATGCTTCAAAATATCAG AGTGGCTGAGTTAGAATGGGCGGAAGCTTCCAGTAGAAGACCTGAAGAA gttaaaaatgaatttgaaatccttGAAGATATGCAATCCAGGTTTCGAGCAAAAAGAAGGCTTGTTTTTGCAACACAGCTTATGCAACAGGTCTTTCAACCTGCACCTGCAGTTATTCTCTCCTCAGATGCCTGTTCAAATTGTGACGGGGTGACCTATTTTGCTGCAAGGTTCAGCTTTGCAGATGCATGCCTGGTGACTAGTAACTCTCAAATGCCATCAGATGGAAATGGCAT GTCACCTGACAAGTTAAAGAGTTATAAAAGATGTATTGCCTCTGATTTCTCCGAAGCTGTTGAAGGCTTAGTTGACAAAGTGAAGAAGCTTGAAGGTGAATTATTAAG AATGGACAAGAGTTTGTCAATTGTGGACATCAAGGTGGAATCCCATGAACTGGAGAAGTTCTCTATTATCAATCGTTTTGCAAAGTTCCACATCATGGCCCAGCCAACTGGGGCTGATTCTATAGCATCTAATGGCACGTCAAAAGTTTCCAAGAAATACCCCCAGAGATATGTTTCGGCACGTCCAATGCCTAAAACAGTACCAGAAGGAACAG ATTTACTCATTTTGCATGTAAAAGAGGACTGGGGAAAATTTCCTGAAATTAGTGCAAGTGAATCAG GGTTCATGACGTCACATTTGCATCTAACATTCAAGGGATGGGGAACTAGGCTCTCTTACATAAAAATTGTAAGTTCTTTACATAGTTTATTTTTGTGTATCCTGTTTGAATAA